Proteins encoded together in one Psilocybe cubensis strain MGC-MH-2018 chromosome 8, whole genome shotgun sequence window:
- a CDS encoding Mitochondrial intermembrane space cysteine motif-containing protein MIX17 — MPRQSRSRASAPAARSAPAPAQTRSASTATAPSSYAPTHAPAPPAAATAASAAPAQGPGMLAQMAATAGSVAVGSTIGHGLSSMLFGGGGSTQASEAQAPPVQQQQQAGISCEVQAKDFTKCLEKADLPSCTWYLEQLKACQAAAAPY; from the exons ATGCCT CGTCAATCCCGTAGCCGTGCTTCAGCTCCCGCTGCCCGTTcagctcctgctcctgcccAAACTCGCAGCGCTTCAACAGCCACAGCTCCTTCTAGCTACGCCCCTACCCATGCACCTGCACCCCCTGCGGCTGCGACCGCTGCTTCTGCTGCTCCTGCCCAGGGTCCAGGAATGCTCGCCCAGATGGCTGCCACAGCTGGTTCAGTAGCTGTTGGTTCAACGATCGGCCATGGTTTGTCGAGCATGCtctttggaggaggaggaagcaCACAGGCTTCGGAAGCGCAGGCACCTCCtgttcaacaacagcagcaggcAGGTATTAGCTGTGAAGTTCAGGCCAAGG ACTTCACAAAATGCCTCGAGAAGGCTGACCTCCCATCGTGCACATGGTACCTTGAGCAATTGAAGGCT TGCCAAGCCGCTGCTGCCCCTTACTAA
- a CDS encoding Sesquiterpene synthase Agr1: MSPSLTPSPLTRPQTAKKIILPDLVSHCTFDLRMSRHRKQVTVETKKWLFKDGNLLGKKREAYHGLKCGLLTSMCYPDAGYGQLRVVNDFLTYLFHLDNLSDDMDNRGTRTTADEVLNSLYHPHTWRSSARVGKMTRDYYKRLIRTASPGAQQRFIETFDFFFQSVTQQALDRAAGVIPDLESYIALRRDTSGCKPCWALIEYASNLDIPDEVMEHPTILALGEAANDLVTWSNDIFSYNVEQSKGDTHNMIPVVMNQEGIDLQEAVDFVGNMCKQSIDRFNEERRALPSWGPEIDRDVAIYVDGLANWIVGSLHWSFESERYFGKNGRQVKASRTVELLPLKI, encoded by the exons ATGTCTCCCTCTCTTACGCCCTCTCCTTTGACGCGTCCCCAGACTGCGAAGAAAATCATTCTCCCCGACCTTGTCTCTCATTGTACGTTCGATCTTCGAATGAGCCGACACAGGAAACAGGTTACTGTGGAAACGAAAAAGTGGTTGTTTAAGGATGGGAATCTGCTAGGCAAGAAACGCGAAGCCTATCACGGTCTCAAGTGTGGGCTCTTAACCTCGATGTGCTACCCTGACGCCGGCTATGGGCAACTACGAGTTGTCAACGACTTTTTGACCTACCTTTTCCATCTCGACAATCTTTCGGACGATATGGACAACAGGGGAACTCGTACCACCGCCGACGAAGTCCTCAACTCTCTCTATCATCCCCACACTTGGCGTTCGTCAGCaagagtaggaaagatgacgCGAGA TTACTATAAGAGGCTCATTCGCACAGCGTCTCCCGGTGCCCAGCAGCGTTTCATTGAGACgtttgattttttcttccaAAGCGTAACCCAACAAGCTTTAGATCGTGCTGCAGGAGTAATACCCGACCTCGAGTCTTACATCGCTCTGCGACGCGATACATCAGGCTGCAAACCGTGTTGGGCTTTGATTGAAT ACGCAAGTAATCTCGATATACCCGACGAAGTTATGGAGCACCCCACCATACTCGCTCTGGGCGAAGCTGCAAACGATTTGGTGACCTGGTCAAAT GATATCTTCTCTTACAATGTTGAGCAGTCTAAGGGAGATACTCATAACATGATTCCCGTTGTCATGAATCAAGAAGGCATCGACCTCCAGGAGGCCGTGGACTTCGTCGGGAATATGTGCAAGCAGTCTATCGATCGTTTTAACGAGGAAAGACGTGCCCTTCCTTCATGGGGTCCAGAAATTGATCGCGACGTCGCTATCTACGTCGACGGCTTGGCCAATTGGATCGTCGGTTCTCTCCACTGGTCGTTCGAGTCCGAAAGGTATTTCGGCAAGAACGGTAGACAAGTCAAGGCGTCTCGCACTGTGGAGTTACTTCCCCTGAAGATTTAA
- a CDS encoding Major facilitator superfamily multidrug transporter mfsB, whose amino-acid sequence MADREGDPSTPSTERAPIPTMMQSTGEVYMTPLPKLSMVVLSITMLGEFLSANVSTPFLLFMVRGLGEFADEAEVAFWTGILVSTFFLTQFVTSLLWATIAEKHGRRAVLMISLLGSAITCLTFGTATTLQQAICIRLLQGIFAGAVGVARGCVSFVTDPSNEGRAYAILGFCWGFGAVAGAIIGGSFERPATKWPEIFGDVHLFVKYPYLLPCGLAASVLLFGSFLSIFLGHDGGPREGAIRLLPEKNVNHPPIPEEDSTPLTPVFEDEEPRGIAGIHRKFSRRFSDYFAKRVPDAHQSSESPLDQPPLAMSSTPNTRIDRTRTFSRTSKANGSAYGYGGAYRNRLASNATLNARRGSFTSSLRRRRGSNFDSVRDSATEGADLNFAQRLLLANENAVTNIADLWVAAAMNADNEDPFEPDSDIEEGGEESNEMVEPGPRDEPLGADGAGTTTTTPKLTPPIARLSRPSHRPSSTSSPLHTSSPLRHPSSSPIPHRSSVSFSLMAPLSSRRPSNVPSIFAHPGVKKPTAVLDAQQLLTSDMDTPTDPLTPIAETRLSSQAHSQADVESLAEKAPSLMSQLPVVVIIQYGVMALHTTTHDQIFMSYLVSDYESGGLNLNAGHFAQLIALMCLAQIAYQFYLYPIFSPPRGRFSHLAMFRIGTVMFIPAYLTVVLYRPFANKNSDDSNPFLMFVTPPNAIGYANGIAQSIVSLARCIGPVIGGWLWSLSVQDGPSGYYFGFLVCAAVCALTVAQSFLIR is encoded by the exons ATGGCCGATAGAGAGGGTGATCCTTCGACACCGAGCACAGAGCGAGCTCCTATACCCACAATGATGCAGTCGACCGGGGAAGTATACATGACTCCACTACCAAAGCTTTctatggttgtgttatcaatt ACAATGCTTGGGGAATTTTTATCGGCGAACGTTTCGACGCCGTTCTTACTATTCATGGTCAGAG GCCTTGGAGAATTTGCGGACGAGGCAGAAGTGGCTTTTTGGACGGGAATACTAG TCTCGACGTTCTTTCTAACGCAGTTTGTGACTTCTCTCCTATGG GCTACTATCGCCGAGAAACATGGACGCCGCGCCGTGCTGATGATTTCATTGTTGGGCTCTGCCATTACATGCCTTACCTTTGGAACAGCGACAACTCTTCAACAGGCTATCTGTATCAGGCTTCTCCAAGGCATCTTTGCTGGCGCTGTCGGCGTTGCGCGTGGTTGTGTCTCCTTTGTCACCGATCCAAGTAATGAAGGTCGAGCCTACGCTATCTTAGG ATTCTGTTGGGGTTTCGGAGCTGTTGCCGGAGCTATTATCGGAGGATCTT TCGAAAGACCTGCCACCAAATGGCCTGAGATTTTCGGCGACGTTCACTTGTTCGTCAAATATCCTTATTTGCTACCTTGCGGTTTAGCTGCTTCAGTATTACTTTTTG GATCCTTCTTGTCCATATTTTTGGGGCACGATGGTGGACCTCGAGAGGGGGCAATCCGCTTACTCCCCGAAAAGAATGTCAATCATCCCCCCATTCCAGAAGAGGATTCCACACCGCTAACCCCTGTatttgaagatgaggaaCCACGCGGAATCGCCGGAATTCATAGAAAGTTTTCTCGACGTTTCTCAGATTACTTTGCAAAGCGTGTTCCTGATGCACATCAAAGCTCGGAATCTCCGCTGGATCAGCCACCTTTAGCAATGTCTTCGACTCCCAACACGCGTATTGACCGAACTCGAACCTTCTCAAGAACAAGCAAAGCCAATGGGTCGGCTTATGGTTATGGTGGTGCATATCGCAATAGGCTGGCAAGTAATGCAACTTTGAATGCCAGGCGTGGAAGTTTTACCAGTTCGTTGCGGCGTCGAAGGGGCAGCAATTTCGACAGTGTCAGAGACTCTGCGACGGAAGGAGCAGACCTTAATTTCGCACAGCGTCTGTTGTTGGCAAATGAAAATGCAGTGACAAATATCGCGGACCTTTGGGTCGCCGCCGCCATGAATGCCGACAACGAGGACCCTTTTGAACCCGACTCCGATATCGAGGAAGGTGGGGAAGAAAGCAACGAAATGGTCGAACCTGGCCCGAGGGATGAGCCCCTAGGCGCAGATGGTGCTGGTACGACCACGACTACTCCCAAATTGACACCGCCTATTGCTCGGTTGTCGAGACCGTCACACCGCCCAAGCTCAACGAGTTCCCCTCTTCACACATCGTCACCCTTAAGGCATCCGTCTTCATCACCTATACCACATCGCTCATctgtttccttttccctcATGGCTCCCCTATCGTCGCGGCGCCCATCTAATGTCCCGTCAATCTTTGCTCATCCTGGAGTGAAGAAGCCTACAGCGGTTCTCGATGCCCAGCAGCTTCTTACTTCAGATATGGATACCCCTACCGACCCTTTGACTCCTATCGCTGAAACACGTCTATCATCGCAAGCTCACTCTCAAGCTGATGTTGAATCACTAGCCGAGAAGGCCCCTTCTTTGATGTCACAGCTTCCGGTCGTTGTGATTATACAGTATGGCGTTATGGCTCTACATACCACCACGCATGACCAAATTTTTATGTCTTATCTTGTTTC TGACTATGAATCTGGAGGTCTCAATCTGAATGCTGGTCATTTCGCTCAACTAA TTGCTCTCATGTGCCTTGCACAAATCGCTTATCAGTTCTATCTCTATCC CATCTTCAGTCCTCCCCGTGGTCGTTTCTCACACCTAGCGATGTTCCGCATTGGCACTGTTATGTTTATACCGGCATACCTTACTGTTGTACTCTACCGTCCTTTCGCCAACAAAAATTCAGATGACTCCAACCCCTTCTTAATGTTTG TGACGCCTCCCAATGCGATCGGCTATGCAAATGGAATCGCTCAGAGCATCGTCAGCCTTGCACGTTGCATTGGACCAGTTATTGGGGGTTGG CTCTGGTCTCTTAGTGTTCAGGATGGACCGTCAGGTTACTACTTTGGCTTTCTTGTCTGCGCTGCCGTTTGTGCGCTGACAGTGGCGCAAAGTTTCTTGATTCGCTAG